The Triticum aestivum cultivar Chinese Spring unplaced genomic scaffold, IWGSC CS RefSeq v2.1 scaffold196043, whole genome shotgun sequence region GACACCGACACCAGCGGCGGCTCGGTGGGTCATCCTGCTCCGCACCAACCATCTACCGCCATATGGCCTTCTGCTGGCCAGCCCGCGCCTGGACGATTCGGCAACGCCCCGCGCTGCTACGTGCGGCGCACACCACGACACGTCATGGAGCCCCGTGATGATCTGGCCGGGGCCGCACCATCATCTGCTCATCATGAGCCTGCGGCGGATATGGGGGCTGGTGCAGGATCTTCTGTGCCGGTTCCTTCTCGCCCGACGCCAGCTGCAGACACAGAAGATCCACCTACGCAGCCCCAGCCTGACAGGTCGCCTTTCGGGATCCATGGCTGTTCCTGCTACGGGATCTCTCGAGCAGCCCTCGGGATCTTCTGTGCCGACTTCTTCACAATTATGCACAAGGCTTCAAAGGGGAGTAACTCAACCCAAAAACTATAAAAGCGTAGTAAATTTTGGTCTTGCTTGTACCACAGATGAACCAACTACTGTTGCGGAAGCCTTGAGCGATACAAAGTGGAAGAAGGCTCTGCAAGAGGAGTACATGGCGCTTCAGAAAAATAGAACCTGGCACTTAGTTCCTGCATGTCAAGGTAAAAACgtaattgattgcaagtgggtctaCAGGATTAAGAGAAAATCTGATGGAACCATAGATCGCTATAAAGTTAGATTCGTTGCGAAAGGTTTTAAGCAACGATGtggcatagactatgaggacaccttcagtcctgttgTGAAGGCTGCTACTATTCGCCTTGTTTTGTCTATTGCTTTGTCTAGGGGATGGAGTTTACGATAGCTAGATGTACAGAATGTGTTTCTTCATGGCGTTCTAGAAGAGGAAGTGTTCATGCGACAACCTCCTGTGTTTGAGGACAAAAACAAACCTTTCCATGTGTGTAAACTTGACAAGGCTTTGTATGGATTGAAGCAGGCTCCTAGGGCATGGTATTCCAGATTGAGCTCAAAACTTCAAACACTTGGGTTTACTCCTTCTAAGTCTGGCACCTCATTGTTTATTTACAATAAGTCAAATACCTCTATATTTgtccttatatatgttgatgatattattgtcacaagTTCATCAAATGAGGCTGTTACAGGACTGCTAAAGGATTTGAACTTTGAGTTTGCTCTTAAGGATCTAGGAGACTTGcattattttcttgggattgaagttaAGAAGAATGGAGATAGCCTTCACTTATCTCAAGAGAAATATGCAACTGATCTTGTAGCCAGAGAAAGAATGCAGGGCTGTAAGCCAGCTCCAACACCTTTATCCAGTACAGAAAAATTATCCTTGTCAGAAGGAGAACTCTTGAATCAAGATGACAACACCAGGTACAGAAGTATGGTTGGTGTGCTACAGTACTTAACTCTGACTAGGCCTGATATTTCATTTGTTGTCAATAAAGTATGCCAATTTCTTCATGCACCTACTACAGTACATTTGACAGCTGCAAAACGCATACTTAGATGTGTTGAAGATACCTTGAGCGTTGGATTAACATTCAGCAAGTCATCATCAACTCTTGTCAGTGCATTCTCAGATTTTGACTGGGTAGGTTGTCTGGATGATAGGTGCTCAACAGGTGGTTTTGCAGTCTTCTTTGGTCCTAATTTAATCtcttggtgtgcaaagaaacaagcTACTGTATCCAGGTCTAGTACATAAGCAGAATATAAAGCATTAGCTAATGCCACAGCAGAAATCATTTGGGTTCAGTCCTTGTTGAGAGAGCTTGGTGTACGTTGCAAGAAAGCTCCATGTTTATGGTGTGACAATCTTTCTGCCACATACCTTTCTGCTAATCCAGTTTTTCATGCAAGGACCAAACATATcgaaattgattttcactttgtcagagaaagagttgctgCCAAGAAATTGGACATTAGATTCATTCACTCGcaagatcaagttgcagatggtttTACCAAGGCCTTACCTACAAGGAGTTTTGAAGAGTTTAAACGTAATCTCAACTTGACAAAGTTGTGATTATGGGAGGGTGTTAAACTTGATATGCTAGGCGAATGGCCCCACCTAGGCCGAGCTAGGTTAGTTAGAGATAGAGCTAGACAATATTCTTGTAACCTCTTTTATCTCTATCTTCTCTCTTTGCTTGGTTTCCAAGATGTAATCTAAACAGCCTGTATGCATATCTCAGGGATACGCCCCTGCCTATATAACACGGAACCGTCGCCTCCAACGAGGTACAACGTTCATCGCTCGTTTACAATAGGGAAATCTATGTGAATTGGCGGTGGGTTCAACATTTATTCTCCTTTAGGGCTCCTTTACTCTCAATGCAGATCTTCGTAACAAAGATACATGACACAAATGTCAGTCTGAATTTGTGCACACCATACATCGATCACACAATGTTACATAGACAACAACACTATTTTGCTTATTTATATGTCCATTCCACACAATTAAGTACGATCTCATTAAATGTGCTGCATATATCTCCAGGCACCGATGCCTCATCTTCATGCCTTTGCGAGGGATACAACCAACATAGCTCGAGAGGTTCTGGCCCGCTCCTGTCGCAAGCTCCCATCCACATCGAGACTCCAGTGCAGCTCTGCCGCCCTCACAAATTCATCCATAACCTCTCCAAAATGCTGGACTATTATGGGCTCAAATAAGGCTATCAGATTATTCACAAACTTGCTTGGGCTGCTCAGAGCAATGTTCATTTCGGCCGTAGGGTCATGGACACGCATCTCCTTGATCGAAAAGGACCCCTCTTCTTTGATGATCTCCCTTACCTCTTCGATGGAAGGTCCATGGAGCGGCACATAGAAGGAATCAAATTTTGCTTTGTCGATCACACCCTGTCAGAGATGTCATGAGATTGGGAGGTAAAATAACCGCACATACAATTGCAATAGATAATTTCCTATGCTAGAAAAGGGCAAATAAATGTACCTCCGCGACCATTACACTTAGAATCTGAGCTAAAATTCCCGGGAAAAGAGAGAATTCGGAGGCGATTACATCAGAACGCGTCCCTACCAGGGAAATAACCATTCGGCCTCCTGAGACCAACTCTTTGGCTCTCAGCTCCAGGAAAAGCTTGAAATCTTTCCTGAATTGTTGTTCATAAGCCTCACGGACCATTGGGAGCATTTCACGCCTAGCATGCTCATCAATGTTGAAAGCTGGGATGCGGTTCCTCGTTAGATCTTCAGGAGCCTGTAAAGGTAAGATTTTGCTTAAACTCGCAAGTAATCCAACTGGATCAATTCTTCGAGCTCTAACCTTTGATAGCCATTGCAAGCTGTTCGACGCGCAAACAACATGCAGGGAGTTACTAGTGAAGAGCCGCTCATAAAACGATCCCGGTGCGACACCGGTCACGACAACAGGGTTCTTGCTTTGACGGAGTGTGACCAAGCTCTTCACCACCGTGTTGAAGTCGGTGTCAGGAAGGTCATTGAGTAGCACACATATTTCCGGTGGTGGCTGCTGTAACTGAAGGCAATGGTTGTGGATGGCATTGATGGCAGTCGATACCAGTGCTAGAGCATTTGGACCAGAGGAGCATCCCAAGTCTGCGATCACTATCTTTCCGTGCAACAAGGT contains the following coding sequences:
- the LOC123176450 gene encoding inactive anthranilate O-methyltransferase 1, whose product is MCAVGGCRGGGLGRCGRRCLFGGRRSWVLVVRDFGRAGGEVSVDVYYSGPGCPVTRRACCDERAEQNRMKPLIEEVITDLCSSTSTLLHGKIVIADLGCSSGPNALALVSTAINAIHNHCLQLQQPPPEICVLLNDLPDTDFNTVVKSLVTLRQSKNPVVVTGVAPGSFYERLFTSNSLHVVCASNSLQWLSKAPEDLTRNRIPAFNIDEHARREMLPMVREAYEQQFRKDFKLFLELRAKELVSGGRMVISLVGTRSDVIASEFSLFPGILAQILSVMVAEGVIDKAKFDSFYVPLHGPSIEEVREIIKEEGSFSIKEMRVHDPTAEMNIALSSPSKFVNNLIALFEPIIVQHFGEVMDEFVRAAELHWSLDVDGSLRQERARTSRAMLVVSLAKA